One Longimicrobiaceae bacterium genomic region harbors:
- the rpmF gene encoding 50S ribosomal protein L32 yields the protein MAVPKRRQSKQRQRKRRTHVKAEMPTFQNCPRCGDPQLQHRVCSNCGHYRGVQRIEVEEF from the coding sequence ATGGCCGTACCCAAGAGACGCCAGTCCAAGCAGCGCCAGCGCAAGCGCCGCACCCACGTGAAGGCCGAGATGCCCACGTTCCAGAACTGCCCGCGCTGCGGCGACCCGCAGCTCCAGCACCGTGTCTGCTCGAACTGCGGGCATTACCGCGGCGTGCAGCGGATCGAAGTGGAAGAGTTCTAG
- a CDS encoding DUF177 domain-containing protein, producing the protein MQPDDPMWAGSGVTLAKPLHVDFRASSVGEGILVRGSLRTTVRLECRRCLEEVEHEIDENVDLLFEPLAGGEEDEADGEVYPLPERGTELDLTAAVREQLLLHVPQFVLCREDCKGLCAHCGTDLNQGACDCVSEPAPSPWDALKKLKTD; encoded by the coding sequence GTGCAGCCCGACGATCCCATGTGGGCAGGGTCCGGCGTCACGCTGGCCAAGCCCCTCCACGTGGACTTCCGCGCCAGCTCGGTGGGCGAGGGCATCCTGGTCCGCGGCTCGCTGCGCACCACGGTGCGCCTGGAGTGCCGCCGCTGCCTCGAAGAGGTGGAGCACGAGATCGACGAGAACGTGGACCTGCTCTTCGAGCCTCTGGCCGGGGGGGAGGAGGACGAGGCAGACGGAGAGGTTTACCCTCTTCCCGAGCGCGGCACCGAGCTGGACCTGACGGCCGCCGTGCGGGAGCAGCTTCTGCTGCACGTACCCCAGTTCGTGCTCTGCAGGGAAGACTGCAAGGGGCTGTGCGCCCACTGCGGCACCGACCTGAACCAGGGCGCGTGCGACTGCGTTTCCGAGCCGGCTCCGAGCCCCTGGGACGCGTTGAAGAAGCTCAAGACCGACTGA